A region of Candidatus Megaera polyxenophila DNA encodes the following proteins:
- a CDS encoding DNA-binding protein HU-like protein, translating to MATKKTLIEKIRNKLTYLSEEDAYIAVGSVLEYIKDELSKKNRIEIRGLGSMSIREKRYTGQERKYNTIYFRMSKNVQDSLK from the coding sequence ATGGCTACAAAAAAAACTTTAATAGAAAAGATTAGAAACAAACTTACTTATTTGTCAGAAGAAGATGCTTATATAGCCGTTGGTTCTGTTCTTGAATATATAAAAGATGAATTAAGTAAAAAGAATCGCATTGAAATTCGAGGGCTAGGCAGCATGTCAATAAGAGAAAAAAGGTACACCGGTCAGGAAAGGAAATATAATACAATTTATTTTCGAATGTCCAAAAATGTTCAAGACTCTCTAAAGTAA
- a CDS encoding cytidylate kinase produces MNISPDYLIERKRNKAQIARWKILSLILFLAIAFISGNRIFGSKDVSLSSSGIKSDYIASILLEEIIYDNLARVRKLEKLAEDKHVKAVIIHINSPGGSVVGSEMLYDAFRKIAKNKPVVVVMDSVAASGGYLIALGADYIIAYNGTITGSIGVLMEMAEITELAERIGIKFNNFKSSDLKGNPSFTEKLTPEAEKAVMDNIFDVYDYFTELVAKRRNLDLDFVKKIADGRIYSAKLALKYKLIDEIGNEDSAVKWLEEQRGIAKDLKISEIKLNPRDKFIDMFFDDLDNAIRGLFSGKILGIKSIL; encoded by the coding sequence ATGAATATTAGTCCTGATTATTTAATTGAGAGAAAAAGAAATAAGGCACAAATTGCCAGATGGAAAATATTATCCCTGATCCTTTTCTTGGCTATTGCATTTATATCTGGAAATAGAATATTTGGCAGTAAAGACGTATCTTTAAGCTCTAGCGGTATAAAAAGCGATTATATTGCCAGTATTTTGCTGGAAGAAATTATATACGATAATTTAGCAAGAGTAAGAAAACTTGAAAAACTTGCTGAAGATAAGCATGTAAAAGCAGTAATAATTCATATTAACTCGCCTGGGGGTAGTGTCGTTGGATCAGAAATGTTATACGATGCTTTTAGGAAGATTGCTAAAAATAAGCCGGTAGTAGTCGTCATGGATTCGGTAGCGGCATCCGGTGGCTATTTGATAGCACTCGGAGCTGATTATATAATAGCGTATAACGGGACGATTACCGGATCGATAGGTGTTTTAATGGAAATGGCAGAAATTACAGAATTGGCGGAAAGAATAGGGATAAAGTTCAATAATTTTAAGTCTAGTGACTTAAAAGGAAATCCTAGTTTTACGGAAAAATTAACACCAGAAGCGGAGAAGGCAGTTATGGACAACATATTTGATGTATATGATTATTTTACTGAACTAGTAGCTAAAAGACGTAATTTAGACCTTGATTTCGTAAAAAAAATTGCAGATGGTAGAATTTATTCTGCTAAGTTAGCTTTGAAGTATAAATTGATCGATGAAATAGGAAATGAGGATTCAGCAGTAAAATGGCTCGAGGAGCAAAGGGGAATAGCAAAAGACTTAAAAATTTCTGAAATAAAATTAAACCCTCGGGATAAATTTATAGATATGTTTTTTGATGATCTAGATAATGCAATTAGAGGATTGTTTTCTGGAAAAATCTTAGGTATTAAATCGATTCTATAA